In Papaver somniferum cultivar HN1 chromosome 1, ASM357369v1, whole genome shotgun sequence, a genomic segment contains:
- the LOC113282280 gene encoding probable methyltransferase PMT18, with protein MAKDYSGGSPKHHHLEQKRKRLTWILGVSGLCVLFYVLGAWQNTNTTVTDKSELSNKAGCDVTNPTATKSQTSVLPSSTSSSASLDFEAHHMIGINETSTSIQKIPACEMSYSEYTPCQHAPRSRKFDRAMLKYRERHCPTKEELLLCLIPPPPKYKNPFKWPQSRDYAWFDNIPHKELSIEKAVQNWVQVEGDRLRFPGGGTMFPRGADAYIDDINELIPLTKGKIRTAIDTGCGVASWGAYLLKRDILTMSFAPRDTHEAQVQFALERGVPAMIGIMATQRLPYPARAFDMAHCSRCLIPWHQYDGMYLIEVDRVLRPGGYWILSGPPINWKKYWRGWERTQEDLKQEQDSIEDVVKRLCWKKVVEKGDLSIYQKPLNHIECVKSRKTFKTPHICKADAADNGWYTNMEKCITPLPEVSSSDEVAGGAVEKWPERAFALPPRISSGSIPGINAEKFREDNELWKDRVSHYKRIMSPLAQGRYRNIMDMNAYLGGFAAAVMKYPVWVMNVVPSNSNHDTLGVIYERGFIGTYQDWCEAFSTYPRTYDLIHAAGVFSIYQDRCDITYILLEMDRILRPEGSVIFRDTVEVLVKIQSITEGMRWKSQIMDHESGPFNPEKILVAVKTYWTG; from the exons atggcGAAAGATTATAGTGGTGGATCTCCCAAGCATCACCATTTGGAACAAAAACGAAAACGCTTAACATGGATTCTAGGTGTTAGTGGCCTTTGTGTTCTATTCTACGTTCTGGGAGCTTGGCAAAACACAAACACCACTGTAACCGATAAATCCGAGCTCTCCAATAAAGCTGGATGTGATGTTACGAATCCGACAGCAACGAAATCTCAAACCAGCGTGCTTCCGTCGTCGACATCTTCATCTGCATCTCTGGATTTCGAAGCTCATCACATGATTGGTATCAATGAAACAAGTACATCAATTCAAAAAATTCCAGCTTGTGAGATGTCGTACAGTGAGTACACTCCGTGTCAACACGCACCGAGGTCGAGAAAGTTTGATAGGGCAATGTTGAAATACAGAGAGCGACATTGTCCTACTAAAGAGGAGCTTTTGCTTTGCTTGATACCTCCACCGCCGAAGTATAAGAACCCTTTCAAATGGCCACAGAGTAGGGATTATGCTTGGTTTGATAATATCCCTCATAAGGAGCTTAGTATTGAGAAGGCAGTTCAGAACTGGGTTCAAGTTGAAGGTGACCGGTTGCGGTTCCCGGGAGGAGGCACTATGTTCCCGCGCGGAGCTGATGCTTATATCGATGACATTAACGAACTCATTCCTCTGACAAAAGGGAAAATCAGGACTGCAATCGATACGGGTTGTGGA GTTGCAAGTTGGGGTGCATATTTACTTAAGAGGGACATTTTGACAATGTCATTTGCACCAAGAGATACACATGAGGCGCAGGTTCAATTCGCGCTGGAACGGGGAGTTCCAGCTATGATAGGTATCATGGCCACACAGCGACTCCCTTACCCAGCAAGAGCTTTCGATATGGCTCACTGCTCACGTTGCTTGATCCCTTGGCACCAATACG ATGGAATGTATCTGATTGAAGTGGACAGAGTTTTGAGACCCGGCGGTTACTGGATTCTTTCTGGTCCACCGATCAATTGGAAGAAATACTGGAGAGGTTGGGAGAGAACACAAGAAGATCTTAAACAAGAACAAGATTCAATTGAGGATGTTGTCAAGCGTCTTTGCTGGAAGAAGGTCGTAGAGAAGGGTGATCTCTCCATTTACCAGAAACCACTCAACCACATTGAGTGTGTAAAGAGCAGGAAGACGTTTAAAACACCACATATATGCAAGGCAGACGCCGCGGATAATGGCTG GTACACAAATATGGAGAAATGCATAACACCACTACCAGAGGTAAGCAGTTCAGATGAAGTTGCTGGCGGGGCAGTTGAGAAATGGCCTGAACGTGCATTTGCGCTTCCTCCAAGAATCAGTAGCGGCTCAATTCCAGGAATCAATGCTGAGAAGTTCCGGGAAGATAATGAGCTGTGGAAGGACCGCGTGTCACATTACAAGAGAATTATGAGTCCACTAGCTCAAGGCCGATACCGGAACATAATGGACATGAATGCTTACCTTGGTGGATTTGCAGCTGCTGTGATGAAATATCCAGTGTGGGTCATGAATGTGGTTCCTTCAAATTCAAATCACGATACTCTCGGTGTTATTTACGAGCGAGGATTCATTGGAACGTACCAGGATTGGTGTGAGGCTTTCTCAACATACCCAAGAACTTATGATCTCATCCATGCTGCTGGTGTTTTCAGCATCTACCAGGACAG GTGCGACATAACATACATTCTGCTGGAGATGGACAGGATATTAAGGCCAGAAGGATCAGTGATATTCAGGGATACAGTAGAAGTGCTAGTGAAGATACAAAGCATAACGGAGGGAATGAGATGGAAGAGTCAGATTATGGATCATGAGAGTGGACCTTTCAACCCTGAGAAAATTCTTGTCGCAGTCAAGACTTACTGGACTGGTTGA